In Rutidosis leptorrhynchoides isolate AG116_Rl617_1_P2 chromosome 2, CSIRO_AGI_Rlap_v1, whole genome shotgun sequence, one genomic interval encodes:
- the LOC139889732 gene encoding uncharacterized protein produces the protein METRKVTSLLASCKKHTKHQQSPGVCSICLRERLSKISGSSLQVVSSTSLSSSASTISSVSSVCSSNVSSNMASPMHKSNHDHLEGKGYFSFLRKSRSMAYVNEKIVKNDVKKKKGDGFWTKLIGIKRTNIIVHKGSPRLMHSRTMREMLTTRV, from the coding sequence ATGGAAACCCGAAAAGTAACATCGTTGTTAGCAAGTTGCAAGAAACACACTAAGCACCAACAATCTCCCGGGGTTTGTTCGATTTGTTTAAGAGAACGATTATCGAAGATATCGGGCTCTTCGTTGCAAGTTGTTTCGAGTACATCTTTGTCGTCTTCGGCATCTACGATCTCTTCAGTTTCTTCGGTTTGTTCATCTAATGTTTCATCTAACATGGCATCTCCCATGCATAAAAGTAATCATGATCATCTGGAAGGAAAAGGGTATTTTTCTTTCTTAAGAAAAAGTAGATCAATGGCTTATGTTAATGAAAAAATTGTGAAGAATGATGTGAAAAAGAAAAAAGGAGATGGATTTTGGACAAAATTGATTGGCATAAAGAGAACTAATATTATTGTGCACAAGGGTTCTCCAAGACTCATGCATTCAAGAACTATGAGGGAAATGTTGACTACAAGGGTTTGA